A stretch of DNA from Triticum dicoccoides isolate Atlit2015 ecotype Zavitan chromosome 2A, WEW_v2.0, whole genome shotgun sequence:
AGCTAGAAAGTTAAGATCCATTATCTGGTGAAAGCAGTTTGCTATATGAAATCAATGAAGGACCAGGAGCTCATTGTTTTAATGGCGTATTGCGTTTTATGGCGAGCGACCCCCTTTATAGCATTATAGCGACGATATAGCGACGCCATAAaggtattgcgagcctgggtctgTATGGTGATTGACCCCCTTCACACCTGTATATCGTCGCTATAGCGACGAGATACGGACGCCTTTAAAACAATGCAggagcttatatatatatatatatatatatatatatatatatatatatatatatatatatatatatatatatatatatatatatatatatatatatataggcatgtGCAGTTCTGTATCACTAGCATGAATTATTTTAACAGCATTCTATGCAAACTAGTGCATCATAGCCCTATTGATAGCATTTATATGGTCCTTGTATAACTTTCTATTCTCCACTGTTGGGAATTGCCACTGACCATAATTTGGATATAAATTAGGTTAATGCACCAAGGCGGGGTTTCTTCACTGGAAATGGCCATAGAAGCAGCTCTTTACTGGCCTGATGGCGCAAGGAAGCGTTCAAAATCAGATCACGCTGAGAGAGTCCGTAATGGAAGCCGCCAATTACTTCAAGCTTTGGTGGACAAGCATAACGAGGATCACAATCTTTTGGGGGTTTGttctattctctctctctctctctctctctccaacctGCCTTCACTCTCTGCCCCACTATCACGATTGTCCTATGTCTTGTACTGATTTATCCATGTAAGAATTGTTGATCTGACCCATGCTTCATATTTTAGGATTTTGCGTATGAACTCAAAGATGTTGTGGAGTGCAAAGTATTCAGTGAGAAGCGTGGGTGGTACTATCATCTCAATTTCACTTTGACTAAAGGAGCTGATAGTGGCATCGAAGATCTATTCTTTGTCGAAGTCAAATATGTGCGACCAGTAAAACAAGAACTGTCGGTCAGCTGCTTCTGCATGATTAAACCTACCGATAATGGTAATGCTATACCCTCCCCTTATATCAAGTATTGCCTTGGTGGGTGGCACTAAGTTGAGCTTATGCCTAGCATGGCTGAATACACAGAAATCTTATACCTTCAGTTAGTCAGCTGTTATTATATACGTTCGTGCCCGGTGGATCACTTTGCGGCTAActcttgttttcttttttttttcttgacGAAGGACACTGCTATGGCTGTACCAACAATGGAAGTGTCAATATGAAGCACCCCAACAGTGCGGATGAATACACTGGTGGTCACTTGGATGTTGGTATGCCATTTGGATGCTATTCAGACTGGAGCTACTGGGATTATAACGATGTATGACATGACGGTTTATTTCCTCTTTTAACATTTTTGCTGCTTTGCTGTTGCTGACTACATGTGTGAAATCCCCTCTTTACAGCTGGAAGCCAAGAAGAAAGAGCTCAGAGCTGTGTTCACGGTAAATCGCATTTCTGTTGTTAAGGCAGCTACTATTTGTTCTAATAACACAATGCTAGTTACTTTTGTTGCTTGGTTGTGAACCATTGCTTGTGCATTTATTTGTGTAGGGCGTTGATCCTGAGGTGAAGGAAGTCTCCACGGTGCCTCCGAATGCATTTTTGCAGGAGGGCAGCAGAGAGGAGCTTTGTATATGAGAGCCGAGAGCTGGACCCAGCACAAGAAGTTGGAGACCCAAGTAGCTTTGCTCTTTCCTGTTTGCAAGACACAAAGCAAATAAGAATAGTCTCTGTTGCCACTGGGTAGAAAGCTACGCTGACAAATTGAGCAGGATTTCCTTCCTAGCGCCTATTGTTAGCTCCCCTGTTGGCCTTGTTACTTTATTATtattacctatatatatatacttcGTTTGTGTGGTCAGTATCATTCTAAGTTTCGCTGTACTGATAATGCGTCTGCTTTACTGTAAATAAATTGAGATTTTCTGTAATACTATCTATTGGGTTGACAATGCGGCTGTGTTTGGTTGAGCTGCAGATTTTGAAAAAGCTGCTGTGGAAAAGCTGCTGTGAAAAAGCTGGAAGCTGTTTGGTTAAAACAACTGTGAAACTGTAGATTTGGCTGTGAATTGTCTGTAATGCCCATTGGGGCCTGAGTTAATAGGTTTATATGCTAATTGACCATAAAGCCTTGATGTGTACATTTGTAGGTAACTGAACGATCATTTTGCAAAGAAAAATTATGACAATGCAGGTGATTCATAGTTAACGCATACGTAACTCGACGACTATTATTACGGAACACATGCATCATACAAAATACATATGGTTGAATTTGCAACCAACTTCTGATTGACCGTAAATACTTATTTGTAAGTTAATTGACAAAAAATGGCTGTTTTGATAAggaaaaaaaatcatcttttagttgttGCTTTATACTTATAAAAAAAAATTAACTTGATCCAATTGAGCCGAAGACAATATAGAAAATCTGGATCCAGTTGTTTAGGAAAACAGTGATCTGTACATTGTTAGGCAATGAAACAACATAGAATTGTGTTAAAAAAAAGAAACCACATAGAATTTGCAGGAGCATAATAGCATCGGATGACATCCAATCACAAATTCAACAAGATATTCCAATCATTTGGGCGTAGAAGCATTACCACATACACATATAAAGCACAATCCACGCACACATATACTTGAAAATGCACTGATAGCAGCAATATACAGCAACTACTAATGAAAATGTACTCACCATATCCAATCTGTGCTATTAATCGTTACATCACAAAAAACAGAAAATGAATAATGAAGAGGGAACGATAGATGGGGATGATGGATGAGGAGGGATGGAAGGAGGAGGGAAGGGAGTAGAAGACCAgagggccggtgcgccggcgccggtGGGTCAGGGCCACCGTGAGCAAGGGAGGGGGAAGGAGGGAGGAGTGGGAGGAAGAAGCGACGGGAGGAGGAGACCGGAGGAACAGTCCGCCGGCGGTCGGGCGGCTGGACCAGTGCCGCCGtgagcgggggaggaagaggaaggaAGTAGGGatgtgggaggagggaggagggaggaaggagatAGGAGGGTTGCCGGGCGGTGGGCGGTGGCAATGGGCGGCGACCGGCGGCGGCCAAACCCTAGCCGTGCGTGGGAGGCGGCGACGGCTCCCGTCCTTTCCTGTCGCTTGTGTGCGAGTGCGAGCCAAATCGTTCCTTTTGTGCTAGAGGAAATAAAAAGATTGAAGCGGTATGACTTGctagtggcattggtgggtaaataCTTCTCAACTATAAGGGGATAGCTAAAAACGGTTGGTTTAGAAGCTGAGAAGTTGGGGGTACCCCCGCTGCGAAATTTACACTATGTAAAAGTTGCAGATTGTCAAAAGCTGCTTCAAAAATTTATCCCTTTGGTTGGCTTCTAGCTTTTTAAAAGCAGAAGTTGGGTAAAAAAGCCCAAGCAAACACAGCCTGCTGTAAATAAATTGAGATTTTCTGT
This window harbors:
- the LOC119357023 gene encoding uncharacterized protein LOC119357023; translated protein: MAPKHLPPESLPRRIPTGGFHPITIHVRVNRDGTYLPRYLPVTGGPFRDFADLEDAVRARYASIYLNWHRRRKPNDPPPPSTDRIFQFEFVVAEVKQASPPAVQRPQEPAADVSSLKQSLSATTLEEKSPAVSSGHLPDQDTVMASAPSPPGSGIWERLRRDWGMLYYIRVDHGGSFHTYPYAGGPYQSLDEADKAMDRYFLEHRDPKLLMHQGGVSSLEMAIEAALYWPDGARKRSKSDHAERVRNGSRQLLQALVDKHNEDHNLLGDFAYELKDVVECKVFSEKRGWYYHLNFTLTKGADSGIEDLFFVEVKYVRPVKQELSVSCFCMIKPTDNGHCYGCTNNGSVNMKHPNSADEYTGGHLDVGMPFGCYSDWSYWDYNDLEAKKKELRAVFTGVDPEVKEVSTVPPNAFLQEGSREELCI